The following proteins are encoded in a genomic region of Canis lupus familiaris isolate Mischka breed German Shepherd chromosome 6, alternate assembly UU_Cfam_GSD_1.0, whole genome shotgun sequence:
- the SPNS1 gene encoding protein spinster homolog 1 isoform X1 — MTGRARVPSQPCSVLPGKRLRVPGLPSLAWVPPILLSPATSPRSQADDTDDGPVPGTPGLPGALGNSKSEDPEVPDREGLQRITGLSPGHSALIVAVLCYINLLNYMDRFTVAGVLPDIEQFFDIGDSSSGLIQTVFISSYMVLAPVFGYLGDRYNRKYLMCGGIAFWSLVTLGSSFIPRERFWLLLLTRGLVGVGEASYSTIAPTLIADLFVADQRSRMLSVFYFAIPVGSGLGYIAGSKVKDVAGDWHWALRVTPGLGVVAVLLLFLVVREPPRGAVERHSDSPPLNPTSWWADLRALARNPSFILSSLGFTAVAFVTGSLALWAPAFLLRSRVVLGETPPCLPGDSCSSSDSLIFGLITCLTGVLGVGLGVEISRRLRRSNPRADPLVCAAGLLGSAPFLFLSLACARGSIVATYIFIFIGETLLSMNWAIVADILLYVVIPTRRSTAEAFQIVLSHLLGDAGSPYLIGLISDRLRRSWPPSFLSEFRALQFSLMLCAFVGALGGAAFLGTAIFIEGDRRRAQLHVQGLLREAGPADDRIVVPQRGRSTRVPVSSVLI; from the exons ATGACAGGCCGGGCCCGCGTTCCATCCCAGCCGTGCTCCGTGCTTCCGGGCAAGCGCCTGCGGGTGCCTGGACTCCCCTCCCTCGCCTGGGTTCCCCCCATCCTCCTTTCTCCAGCAACCTCCCCTCGCAG CCAGGCGGATGACACGGACGACGGGCCGGTGCCCGGCACCCCGGGGTTACCCGGGGCCCTGGGGAACTCGAAGTCCGAGGATCCCGAGGTCCCGGACCGGGAGGGGCTGCAGCGCATCACCGGCTTGTCTCCGGGCCATTCGGCACTCATAGTGGCGGTGCTGTGCTACATCAACCTCCTCAACTACATGGACCGCTTCACCGTGGCGG GCGTCCTTCCAGACATTGAGCAGTTCTTCGACATCGGAGACAGCAGCTCTGGCCTCATCCAGACCG TGTTCATCTCCAGTTACATGGTGTTGGCACCTGTGTTTGGCTACCTGGGTGACAGGTACAATCGGAAGTATCTCATGTGCGGGGGCATTGCCTTCTGGTCTCTGGTGACACTGGGGTCGTCCTTCATCCCCAGAGAG CGATTCTGGCTGCTTCTTCTGACCCGGGGCCTGGTGGGGGTCGGGGAGGCCAGTTACTCCACCATCGCACCCACCCTCATCGCTGACCTCTTCGTGGCAGACCAGCGGAGTCGGATGCTCAGTGTGTTCTACTTTGCCATCCCCGTGGGCAG TGGTCTGGGTTACATTGCAGGCTCCAAAGTCAAGGACGTGGCTGGGGACTGGCACTGGGCTTTGCGG GTGACACCAGGTCTAGGGGTGGTGGCTGTTCTGCTGCTGTTCCTGGTAGTGCGGGAGCCGCCAAGGGGAGCTGTGGAGCGCCACTCAGACTCACCGCCCCTCAACCCCACCTCGTGGTGGGCAGATCTGAGGGCTCTGGCAAGAAA TCCTAGTTTCATCCTCTCTTCCCTTGGCTTCACTGCTGTGGCCTTTGTCACGGGCTCCCTGGCTCTCTGGGCTCCGGCGTTCTTGCTGCGTTCTCGTGTGGTCTTGGGGGAgaccccaccctgcctccctggAGACTCCTGCTCATCCTCTGACAG cctCATCTTTGGGCTCATCACCTGCCTGACCGGGGTCCTGGGTGTGGGCCTGGGCGTGGAGATCAGCCGCCGCCTCCGCCGATCCAACCCCCGTGCTGACCCTCTGGTCTGTGCTGCTGGCCTCTTGGGCTCTGCGCCCTTCCTCTTCCTGTCCCTTGCCTGTGCCCGTGGTAGCATCGTGGCCACCTAT ATTTTCATCTTTATTGGAGAGACACTGCTGTCCATGAACTGGGCCATCGTGGCTGACATTCTGTTG taCGTGGTGATCCCCACACGACGTTCCACTGCTGAGGCCTTCCAGATTGTGCTGTCCCACCTGCTGGGTGATGCTGGGAGCCCCTACCTCATCGGCCTG ATCTCCGACCGCCTCCGCCGGAGCTGGCCCCCCTCCTTCTTGTCCGAGTTCCGTGCCCTGCAGTTCTCGCTGATGCTCTGCGCCTTCgtgggggccctgggtggggcagcCTTCTTGGGCACTGCCATCTTCATCGAGGGCGACCGCCGGCGGGCCCAGCTGCACGTGCAGG GTCTGCTGCGTGAGGCTGGACCTGCAGATGACCGAATTGTGGTACCCCAGCGAGGCCGCTCCACCCGGGTCCCTGTGTCCAGTGTGCTTATCTGA
- the SPNS1 gene encoding protein spinster homolog 1 isoform X2, whose translation MDRFTVAGVLPDIEQFFDIGDSSSGLIQTVFISSYMVLAPVFGYLGDRYNRKYLMCGGIAFWSLVTLGSSFIPRERFWLLLLTRGLVGVGEASYSTIAPTLIADLFVADQRSRMLSVFYFAIPVGSGLGYIAGSKVKDVAGDWHWALRVTPGLGVVAVLLLFLVVREPPRGAVERHSDSPPLNPTSWWADLRALARNPSFILSSLGFTAVAFVTGSLALWAPAFLLRSRVVLGETPPCLPGDSCSSSDSLIFGLITCLTGVLGVGLGVEISRRLRRSNPRADPLVCAAGLLGSAPFLFLSLACARGSIVATYIFIFIGETLLSMNWAIVADILLYVVIPTRRSTAEAFQIVLSHLLGDAGSPYLIGLISDRLRRSWPPSFLSEFRALQFSLMLCAFVGALGGAAFLGTAIFIEGDRRRAQLHVQGLLREAGPADDRIVVPQRGRSTRVPVSSVLI comes from the exons ATGGACCGCTTCACCGTGGCGG GCGTCCTTCCAGACATTGAGCAGTTCTTCGACATCGGAGACAGCAGCTCTGGCCTCATCCAGACCG TGTTCATCTCCAGTTACATGGTGTTGGCACCTGTGTTTGGCTACCTGGGTGACAGGTACAATCGGAAGTATCTCATGTGCGGGGGCATTGCCTTCTGGTCTCTGGTGACACTGGGGTCGTCCTTCATCCCCAGAGAG CGATTCTGGCTGCTTCTTCTGACCCGGGGCCTGGTGGGGGTCGGGGAGGCCAGTTACTCCACCATCGCACCCACCCTCATCGCTGACCTCTTCGTGGCAGACCAGCGGAGTCGGATGCTCAGTGTGTTCTACTTTGCCATCCCCGTGGGCAG TGGTCTGGGTTACATTGCAGGCTCCAAAGTCAAGGACGTGGCTGGGGACTGGCACTGGGCTTTGCGG GTGACACCAGGTCTAGGGGTGGTGGCTGTTCTGCTGCTGTTCCTGGTAGTGCGGGAGCCGCCAAGGGGAGCTGTGGAGCGCCACTCAGACTCACCGCCCCTCAACCCCACCTCGTGGTGGGCAGATCTGAGGGCTCTGGCAAGAAA TCCTAGTTTCATCCTCTCTTCCCTTGGCTTCACTGCTGTGGCCTTTGTCACGGGCTCCCTGGCTCTCTGGGCTCCGGCGTTCTTGCTGCGTTCTCGTGTGGTCTTGGGGGAgaccccaccctgcctccctggAGACTCCTGCTCATCCTCTGACAG cctCATCTTTGGGCTCATCACCTGCCTGACCGGGGTCCTGGGTGTGGGCCTGGGCGTGGAGATCAGCCGCCGCCTCCGCCGATCCAACCCCCGTGCTGACCCTCTGGTCTGTGCTGCTGGCCTCTTGGGCTCTGCGCCCTTCCTCTTCCTGTCCCTTGCCTGTGCCCGTGGTAGCATCGTGGCCACCTAT ATTTTCATCTTTATTGGAGAGACACTGCTGTCCATGAACTGGGCCATCGTGGCTGACATTCTGTTG taCGTGGTGATCCCCACACGACGTTCCACTGCTGAGGCCTTCCAGATTGTGCTGTCCCACCTGCTGGGTGATGCTGGGAGCCCCTACCTCATCGGCCTG ATCTCCGACCGCCTCCGCCGGAGCTGGCCCCCCTCCTTCTTGTCCGAGTTCCGTGCCCTGCAGTTCTCGCTGATGCTCTGCGCCTTCgtgggggccctgggtggggcagcCTTCTTGGGCACTGCCATCTTCATCGAGGGCGACCGCCGGCGGGCCCAGCTGCACGTGCAGG GTCTGCTGCGTGAGGCTGGACCTGCAGATGACCGAATTGTGGTACCCCAGCGAGGCCGCTCCACCCGGGTCCCTGTGTCCAGTGTGCTTATCTGA